Proteins encoded within one genomic window of Theobroma cacao cultivar B97-61/B2 chromosome 7, Criollo_cocoa_genome_V2, whole genome shotgun sequence:
- the LOC18593600 gene encoding F-box/LRR-repeat protein At4g14103, whose amino-acid sequence MDSIILAIKSLTLSTKSETQNRFQVQHDDFGEDIISQLPDELLLHILSFLPTKDIVSTSALSTRWRYLWTFFNIVSFDFDAYKEKKECSSFLDSVKRELLMIPDTARIQKFRLHSTFAVSSSQILASMSIVSKIVKHKVEELDLSIPCMESNLFSLPHSLCTSESLTSLTLHMTEAALNSFPTSICFPRLKSLNLDCIEFQDEHSAQLLLSSCPVLEELYLDNCDWIKRTEIKISIPTLLTLSISLEYNGPPDISIRIFTPNLLNFFYTSFSQVELVTCDLSSVIRAEVDVFGWLTYDQRVQVAHRTLKLLEGIRGVKYLELSNRTLQAISFAENFQAVHLPTFYNLTHLNVSFVLSTRGGAALKHVLRKSPNLYSLHFFQGFDLDILGEENHLLDNLIPISFKNLKNVKEVPFLNIYSGMLKLWSGFQSMAQIIYQRNWKRKSKM is encoded by the exons ATGGATTCTATCATTTTGGCAATTAAATCCCTCACATTGTCAACGAAATCCGAAACCCAGAATCGATTTCAAGTCCAGCATGATGATTTTGGTGAAGATATAATCAGTCAATTACCTGATGAACTTCTCCTTCATATTCTATCTTTTCTACCGACAAAGGATATTGTAAGCACTTCTGCATTATCAACAAGATGGCGATACTTGTGGACTTTCTTTAACATTGTTAGTTTTGATTTCGATGCAtacaaagagaagaaagagtgTTCTAGTTTCTTGGATAGTGTTAAGAGAGAGCTACTCATGATTCCTGACACTGCACGCATACAAAAATTTCGTCTGCATTCAACTTTCGCCGTCTCTTCTTCCCAAATCTTGGCGTCGATGTCAATAGTATCCAAAATAGTGAAGCATAAAGTTGAAGAGTTAGACCTTTCTATTCCATGTATGGAATCCAATCTGTTTTCCTTGCCTCATAGCCTTTGTACTTCCGAGTCATTGACTTCTTTGACGTTGCATATGACTGAAGCTGCCTTGAATAGTTTTCCAACTTCCATATGCTTCCCAAGACTTAAGTCCTTAAATCTTGATTGCATTGAATTCCAGGATGAGCACTCTGCTCAGCTCCTTCTTTCTAGCTGCCCAGTCCTTGAAGAGTTGTATCTAGATAACTGTGATTGGATCAAAAGaacagaaattaaaatttcgaTTCCCACTTTGCTGACATTATCTATTTCCTTGGAATACAATGGTCCTCCTGATATTTCAATAAGGATTTTTACTCCAAatcttttaaactttttcTACACAAGTTTTTCCCAAGTTGAACTTGTGACTTGTGACCTATCTTCAGTAATTCGTGCAGAGGTTGATGTTTTTGGCTGGTTGACATATGACCAACGAGTTCAGGTTGCTCATCGCACCCTTAAATTATTAGAAGGAATTCGTGGTGTCAAATATCTTGAACTATCAAACAGAACACTTCAG GCCATCTCATTTGCAGAAAACTTTCAAGCTGTTCATCTTCCTACATTTTACAACTTGACCCATTTGAATGTAAGCTTTGTCCTTTCTACTCGTGGTGGAGCTGCATTGAAGCATGTTCTTCGAAAGTCACCAAATCTATATTCTCTACACTTTTTCCAA ggaTTTGATCTTGATATTTTGGGAGAGGAAAATCATTTGCTGGACAATCTTATACCGATCTCTttcaaaaatcttaaaaatgtGAAAGAGGTTCCATTCTTAAATATATACTCAGGGATGTTAAAGCTTTGGAGTGGTTTTCAGTCCATGGCACAGATCATTTATCAGAGGaattggaaaagaaagagTAAAATGTGA
- the LOC18593597 gene encoding F-box/LRR-repeat protein 13: MQKVSNKRLMLVKVTERKTDRISDLPDEILCKILSLLPSQSAIRTSILSSRFRYLWRSVRILDFRDNLSPAKTFEKFLDEALSNHEELHRLRKFRLRCYDPSYSVTKMSNWILSATASVSTLEELDIFANNVHKIRYVNLPCIVFSCRRLKSLKLAGCKIVDGIPADAVFPCLKTLKLVSISILDDYVFNKLLSAVPVLEMFHIEDCFEGSRLHVKYLRGSMIQGDCQNNLLSLDAESINVTEPNRAPTSKLLTTIYNKVKQLEIYEDNMLLSLGLIREHENPPLFQNLTHLVVEVDYMYDCQALPLLLDHSPNLTSLVLEKKFPYKLGRNDRWNAPPAACLSCNLETVQINRFRKKDVEVVKYFLRNGLALKKLVVCSARAVSSKVIASILDAPRGSSQCQIEYHLPISSLNNEKH, encoded by the exons ATGCAGAAAGTCAGCAATAAAAGGCTGATGCTGGTGAAGGTAACGGAAAGAAAAACGGATAGGATCAGTGATTTACCTGATGAAATCCTTTGCAAgattctttctcttcttccatCCCAATCTGCAATACGAACCAGCATTTTGTCATCAAGATTTAGGTACCTTTGGAGGTCAGTCCGCATTCTTGATTTCAGGGACAATCTAAGTCCAGCAAAGACCTTCGAGAAATTCTTGGACGAAGCCTTGAGTAACCATGAAGAATTGCATAGGCTTCGGAAGTTTCGTCTCAGGTGCTATGACCCCAGCTATAGCGTAACCAAGATGTCTAACTGGATTCTCTCTGCAACTGCAAGTGTGTCTACTCTTGAGGAGCTTGATATCTTCGCAAATAACGTTCATAAAATTCGTTATGTTAATTTACCTTGTATAGTTTTTTCGTGTCGAAGACTGAAATCTCTAAAATTGGCTGGTTGTAAAATAGTCGATGGCATCCCTGCTGACGCGGTGTTTCCATGTCTTAAGACCCTCAAGCTTGTATCAATCTCTATCTTGGACGATTACGTCTTCAACAAGCTTCTCTCTGCTGTCCCTGTGCTTGAAATGTTCCATATAGAAGATTGCTTCGAGGGATCACGACTACATGTAAAATACCTTAGAGGTTCTATGATACAAGGTGATTGTCAGAATAATCTATTGTCCCTCGATGCAGAAAGCATCAATGTCACTGAGCCTAATAGGGCTCCCACCTCCAAGCTTTTGACGACCATCTATAACAAGGTAAAGCAGCTGGAGATATACGAAGACAAT ATGTTGCTGAGCCTTGGACTTATCAGGGAACATGAGAATCCACCTCTTTTCCAGAATTTGACACATCTTGTGGTTGAAGTTGATTATATGTATGACTGTCAAGCTTTGCCTCTCCTGCTAGACCATTCACCTAATTTGACTTCCTTGGTGTTGGAAAAG AAATTTCCATACAAGCTGGGTCGCAACGACAGGTGGAATGCACCGCCCGCTGCTTGTTTGTCATGCAACCTTGAGACAGTTCAGATTAATAGATTTCGAAAGAAAGATGTGGAAGTTGTGAAATACTTTTTGAGGAATGGATTGGCATTGAAGAAGCTGGTTGTATGCAGTGCAAGAGCTGTAAGCAGTAAAGTAATAGCAAGCATTCTCGATGCACCAAGGGGTTCAAGTCAATGTCAAATAGAATATCATTTACCTATATCCTCATTGAATAATGAAAAGCATTAG
- the LOC18593598 gene encoding F-box/LRR-repeat protein At3g58900 → MATDSLPLSPIRQMSLETQDADKGEDRISNLPEDVLVHSLSFLPTKEAIRTSVLSTRWQTLWMSLPNLTFTDLLYLHSNQDRVRELRASFMKLVDRSIHHRNACIRKLSLSLQKEVDVFRLNSWLCAAIRHKTQSLDLFLSEQEYVILPHCLFTSESLISLVLGMECTLRAPTPVCFSSLKFLKLSHVKFNDVQTCQELFSGCLVLEELVLQECNWKNISEINIDIPPLKKFSLSNYTSRQVKRVNCKIKINTANLSHLSCQNFLRVQLVPYNPLPALESAQVDIFGVINREEDGRRAVQLLAGLKNANSLYVTNDSLLVLDGAENPEADLPTFHYLTQLYVRPTCCLPDVGTVGAVMYLLQKAPNLEFLSIASEFQGQDLDWFFQTLPCFSSRLKSFCIMNFEGTAASIQLLNYLCQHAPVLKKISLFSSNELTEEIKDQVLQVLGDSKRVKIGFYL, encoded by the exons ATGGCTACGGATTCTTTACCTCTTAGTCCCATTAGGCAAATGTCTTTGGAGACACAGGATGCCGATAAGGGAGAAGACAGAATCAGCAACTTACCTGAGGATGTTCTTGTTCACAGTCTTTCCTTCCTTCCAACCAAAGAAGCTATAAGGACTTCGGTTTTGTCTACAAGATGGCAAACCCTGTGGATGTCTCTCCCGAACCTTACTTTTACAGATCTCTTGTATTTACACAGCAACCAGGATCGTGTTCGAGAATTAAGGGCTAGTTTCATGAAGCTGGTAGATAGATCAATCCACCATCGTAATGCCTGTATAAGGAAACTCTCTCTTTCCTTGCAAAAGGAAGTTGATGTATTCCGTTTAAACTCATGGCTATGTGCTGCAATAAGGCATAAAACTCAAAGCCTTGATCTTTTCTTAAGTGAACAAGAATATGTTATCTTGCCCCATTGTCTTTTTACTTCAGAATCATTGATTAGCTTGGTGTTGGGGATGGAATGTACTCTGAGAGCCCCTACTCCTGTCTGTTTTTCAAGCCTTAAGTTTTTGAAACTTTCACATGTCAAATTTAACGATGTGCAGACCTGCCAAGAGCTGTTTTCAGGTTGTCTAGTCCTAGAAGAGCTGGTTTTACAAGAGTGTAATTGGAAGAATATATCCGAAATCAACATTGATATTCCTCCTCTgaagaaattctctctttccaATTATACATCTCGGCAGGTAAAACGTGTGAActgtaaaatcaaaattaacaCAGCAAATCTGAGCCATCTATCATGCCAAAATTTTCTCCGGGTCCAACTTGTTCCATACAACCCATTGCCAGCACTGGAGAGTGCTCAGGTAGATATTTTTGGGGTTATTAATCGAGAAGAAGATGGTCGACGTGCAGTGCAACTACTTGCTGGACTCAAGAATGCTAATTCCCTCTATGTGACAAATGATTCACTTCTG GTTCTTGATGGTGCAGAAAATCCTGAAGCAGATCTTCCTACATTTCACTATTTGACTCAATTGTATGTTAGACCGACTTGTTGCCTCCCTGATGTTGGTACTGTGGGAGCAGTGATGTATCTGCTTCAAAAAGCACCAAACCTTGAATTTCTTAGCATTGCTTCG GAATTTCAAGGACAAGATCTAGATTGGTTTTTCCAAACTCTGCCTTGCTTCAGCTCTCGCCTAAAATCCTTTTGCATCATGAATTTTGAGGGCACTGCCGCAAGTATACAATTGTTGAATTATTTGTGTCAGCATGCACCCGTTTTGAAGAAGATATCTTTGTTTTCCTCAAATGAATTGACAGAAGAGATCAAGGATCAAGTGCTCCAAGTCCTCGGAGACTCGAAAAGAGTTAAAATTGGGTTCTATCTCTGA
- the LOC18593599 gene encoding aspartic proteinase nepenthesin-2: MAAIPFFSKAMLFLCLIAFFQVSFATSKPTGLSMKLIRRDSLYPGNLTKVERIKRLLQLSEFRAQYLDSVLRPNATADLDTVRVPIGRVPDNHLYVVELKIGSRLHPVKLLMDTGSGLIWTQCRPCKKCFRQQLPMYDSRTSTSYHKLPCTHPLCQGDHKRYKCYNNECVYSVRYGVDSRPNPPTTKGVASFESFQFPVDNIHTRVIDDMVFGCSKDNQNFDFSNGEISGILGLSLAPDSLATQFASKGITSYRFSYCLVPFSDELVRPSVLRFGDDIPPPVGNLQTTQILPNGFYHYHLELLDISVGWYRLGFQEQPGIFRVREDGSGGCLIDSGSLISTIDQNTIGRNAYKAVMRAFQAYYDSNNFQRIGKVVESLPLCYRSKPGFKDYMTMTLHFNGADYDIDGKYMHYFSEEDGFFCVALRPASRTILGSWQQQNMRIIINMDVAGLQWVTETCADDIP, encoded by the coding sequence ATGGCTGCAATCCCATTTTTTTCCAAGGCTATGCTTTTTCTCTGCCTCATAGCCTTTTTCCAAGTCTCTTTTGCAACTTCCAAACCTACTGGTCTATCCATGAAGCTCATCCGAAGGGATTCCCTGTACCCTGGAAACCTCACTAAAGTTGAAAGAATCAAAAGATTGCTACAATTGTCAGAATTTAGAGCTCAATATTTGGATTCTGTTTTGCGTCCCAATGCAACAGCAGATCTCGATACCGTCCGTGTACCAATAGGTCGGGTTCCTGATAATCATTTATATGTGGTAGAGCTTAAAATCGGAAGCCGACTCCATCCTGTAAAGTTGCTGATGGACACCGGAAGTGGTCTAATTTGGACTCAGTGTAGGCCTTGTAAAAAATGCTTCAGACAGCAGCTTCCTATGTATGACTCTCGAACCTCCACCAGCTATCACAAGCTTCCTTGCACTCACCCACTTTGTCAAGGTGATCACAAACGCTACAAATGTTATAATAACGAATGTGTCTACAGCGTTCGGTATGGTGTTGATTCTCGTCCTAATCCACCTACGACAAAAGGGGTTGCATCTTTCGAATCATTCCAATTTCCTGTTGATAATATCCACACTAGAGTCATTGATGATATGGTTTTCGGATGCTCCAAAGATAACCaaaactttgatttttccaaTGGGGAGATTTCAGGAATTCTAGGATTAAGCCTGGCACCAGATTCGCTAGCAACCCAGTTCGCTAGTAAAGGCATTACTAGTTATCGGTTCTCATACTGCTTAGTCCCTTTTAGTGATGAATTGGTGCGACCTAGTGTCCTAAGGTTTGGAGATGATATTCCCCCACCAGTAGGAAATCTTCAAACAACACAAATTCTGCCGAACGGATTCTATCATTATCACTTGGAATTGTTAGATATAAGTGTTGGATGGTATCGTTTAGGATTTCAGGAACAACCTGGTATTTTCAGAGTTAGGGAAGATGGCTCAGGCGGTTGCCTTATAGACTCAGGATCTCTAATTAGTACTATTGATCAAAACACCATTGGACGCAATGCATACAAGGCAGTGATGCGAGCCTTTCAAGCTTATTACGACTCCAATAACTTCCAAAGAATCGGCAAAGTGGTCGAATCATTGCCCCTCTGCTACCGTAGCAAGCCTGGTTTTAAGGATTACATGACGATGACCTTGCATTTTAATGGAGCTGACTATGACATAGATGGGAAATATATGCACTACTTTAGCGAGGAGGATGGGTTTTTTTGCGTGGCATTGAGACCAGCATCAAGAACTATACTAGGATCATGGCAGCAACAAAACATGCGTATCATTATTAATATGGATGTTGCTGGACTCCAATGGGTTACCGAGACTTGTGCTGATGATATTCCATGA
- the LOC108662706 gene encoding F-box/LRR-repeat protein At4g14103-like, translating to MATDASPLSPMREMSLERQDAGQGEDRISSLPDDVLVHILSFIPTKEAVRTSVLSTRWKNLWISLPNLTFEDPDPIEDIRASSLKVVDRSLHHRGACKRKLSPILQKEVDEFGLSPWPSAVMRLLIKPTYVTLPDCLFTSESLISLVLRTHCTLKVPTPVRFPSLKVLKLSGVRFKDEQSCQELFSGCLVLEELVLEQCDWNNIDEIYIDIPTLTKFSLSNYKAGLIKDGNCKIKVNAANLSHLSFRISLLVQLVPYNPILPVLDTAQVAIFGFINRGENYHCAMKLLAGLQNANSLSVNVNSLRLLDGAENIEAGLPTFHNLTHLHVRPDHYFPGAYTVGALMYLLQKAPKLETLSIVSGFKPQDQDTFFQTLPCFSSCLKSFAILCFEATAASIQLLKHLCQHAPVLKEISLFYICDLKDETQYQVLQVLGDSKRVEIGFYPVKLESSISII from the exons ATGGCTACTGATGCTTCACCTCTTAGTCCCATGAGGGAAATGTCTTTGGAGAGACAGGATGCCGGTCAGGGAGAAGACAGAATCAGCAGCTTACCTGATGATGTTCTTGTTCACATTCTTTCATTCATTCCAACCAAAGAAGCTGTAAGGACTTCGGTTCTGTCTACAAGATGGAAAAATTTGTGGATCTCTCTCCCGAACCTTACTTTTGAAGATCCGGATCCTATTGAAGATATAAGGGCTAGTTCCTTGAAGGTTGTAGATAGATCACTCCACCACCGTGGTGCTTGTAAAAGAAAACTCTCTCCTATCTTGCAGAAGGAAGTTGATGAATTCGGTCTCAGCCCATGGCCATCTGCTGTAATGAGGCTCTTGATTAAACCAACATATGTTACCTTGCCCGATTGTCTTTTTACTTCGGAATCATTGATTAGCTTGGTGTTAAGGACGCATTGTACTCTGAAAGTTCCTACTCCTGTCCGTTTCCCAAGCCTTAAGGTCTTGAAACTTTCAGGTGTCAGATTTAAGGATGAGCAGTCCTGCCAAGAGCTGTTTTCAGGTTGTCTAGTCCTAGAAGAGCTGGTTTTAGAACAGTGTGATTGGAATAATATAGACGAAATCTACATCGATATTCCTACTCTGacgaaattctctctttccaATTATAAAGCTGGACTGATAAAGGATGGGAATTGTAAAATCAAAGTTAACGCAGCTAATCTGAGCCATCTATCATTCAGAATTTCGTTGCTGGTTCAACTTGTTCCATACAATCCAATATTGCCAGTACTGGACACGGCTCAGGTAGCTATTTTTGGCTTCATAAATCGAGGAGAGAATTATCACTGTGCAATGAAACTACTTGCTGGACTTCAGAATGCAAATTCCCTTTCAGTGAATGTTAATTCGCTTCGG CTTCTTGATGGTGCAGAAAATATTGAAGCAGGTCTTCCtacatttcacaatttgacTCATTTGCATGTTAGACCGGATCATTACTTTCCCGGTGCTTATACTGTGGGAGCATTGATGTATCTGCTTCAAAAAGCACCAAAACTTGAAACTCTTAGCATTGTTTCG GGTTTTAAACCACAAGATCAAGATACGTTTTTCCAAACCCTACCTTGTTTCAGCTCTTGCCTAAAATCCTTTGCCATCTTGTGTTTTGAGGCCACTGCCGCTAGTATACAATTGTTGAAGCATTTATGTCAGCATGCACCTGTTTTGAAGGAGATATCTTTGTTTTACATATGTGATTTGAAAGACGAGACCCAGTACCAAGTGCTACAAGTTCTTGGAGACTCGAAAAGAGTTGAAATTGGGTTCTATCCTGTGAAGTTGGAATCTAGCATTTCGATCATTTGA